The following coding sequences lie in one Aspergillus puulaauensis MK2 DNA, chromosome 3, nearly complete sequence genomic window:
- a CDS encoding sucrase/ferredoxin-like domain-containing protein (COG:O;~EggNog:ENOG410PIKD;~InterPro:IPR009737,IPR036249;~PFAM:PF06999): MLRSLLSVTGLQRDNYIFPTVDLKEDGPDCKKDCADCTINYPSKVKVETSRPLYGHIKEFHTHVLVATGQSDWKEKVENERGSLMEAFNDSHGSKHGRMMVSASNLRSPEDDGGSDTKGHGASVLLLPSFTFVDSVATGDVTEVIDRFIDAPLSKSSSDATVTQLPDSGLKSRPCEYDYVVLLCSHKRRDARCGITAPLIKRELERHLRPLGLHRDADDERPGGVGIFYVSHVGGHKFAANVLIYRKKEQQMIWLARVRPEHCEGVVNYTLLQGKVVHPDSQLRGGFDRLKGLTSW, encoded by the exons ATGTTACGGTCACTTCTCTCCGTAACCGGCCTCCAACGCGACAACTACATTTTCCCCACTGTTGACTTAAAAGAAGATGGGCCGGACTGCAAGAAAGACTGCGCCGACTGCACAATAAACTACCCATCCAAAGTAAAGGTCGAGACCTCGCGACCACTCTACGGCCATATCAAAGAGTTCCACACGCACGTCCTAGTTGCGACAGGGCAGTCAGACTGGAAGGAGAAAGTCGAGAATGAACGTGGGAGCTTAATGGAAGCTTTCAACGACTCCCATGGGTCTAAGCATGGC CGGATGATGGTTTCTGCGTCAAATCTGAGATCGCCAGAGGACGACGGAGGCAGCGATACTAAAGGGCACGGAGCttccgttcttcttctgccgtcATTTACGTTCGTGGATTCGGTAGCCACAGGCGATGTCACAGAGGTTATTGACCGTTTCATCGACGCCCCCTTATCGAAAAGTTCTTCAGATGCGACAGTCACCCAACTTCCCGACTCCGGATTGAAATCCCGGCCGTGTGAATATGATTACGTTGTGCTCCTCTGCTCGCATAAACGGCGAGACGCACGGTGTGGAATTACAGCGCCTTTAATAAAGCGCGAACTCGAACGGCATCTTCGACCCCTTGGGCTGCATCGTGACGCAGATGACGAGCGGCCTGGAGGTGTGGGTATTTTCTATGTTTCCCACGTCGGCGGGCATAAGTTTGCGGCGAACGTATTAATCTATCGCaagaaagagcagcagatgaTTTGGCTAGCGAGAGTTCGGCCTGAACATTGCGAGGGAGTTGTCAACTATACGCTTTTGCAGGGGAAGGTGGTGCACCCTGATTCTCAGTTGCGAGGAGGGTTTGATCGGCTGAAAGGGTTGACAAGTTGGTGA
- a CDS encoding uncharacterized protein (COG:S;~EggNog:ENOG410PJ07;~InterPro:IPR036864,IPR007219,IPR001138;~PFAM:PF00172,PF04082;~go_function: GO:0000981 - DNA-binding transcription factor activity, RNA polymerase II-specific [Evidence IEA];~go_function: GO:0003677 - DNA binding [Evidence IEA];~go_function: GO:0008270 - zinc ion binding [Evidence IEA];~go_process: GO:0006351 - transcription, DNA-templated [Evidence IEA];~go_process: GO:0006355 - regulation of transcription, DNA-templated [Evidence IEA]) — MESVIIAPEKQRRRPKVSCILCRKRKTRCNRERPCSSCRRSRTGNCVYEDVSPFPSSPRHYPTPESQGPIRLGDVSSSSSHPSQTQATSWSDASKSSENVSQDYEKAQLKRRIRQLEDQLSHAVPEPVNDPAPDSNYTRCFGLAGRTFRLLYKRGAPEQPEPIAHNLSHKSRLFGQSHWVVSVAYLILDYFNILDSYVQDQRSEGWAGIEKCKLIARRIKMRRAPPWPSPPTSELPSRTISDALVHQYLQKTESLYRILHIPTFRREYEELWVPGKARDINFLIQLKLVLAIGAVTYDDQFSLRTSAIRWVYEAQIWISGPKYKARLNFQAMQTNLLLLFAQEQVGVSGDLPWISAGALLRKAIYMGLHRDPSHLPQRTLFEVEMHRRIWNTILELNIQSSLTSGGPVLISLDDFDTSPPRNFDDDQLEVQNPIPSSSEEMTQTSFAIALRRTFPPRVAVVKFLNDLSSHGTYKETLQLDAKLRTAYRELGRTLRACKKSTGSSLSSHYETKAVDFLMHRYFCALHIPYFGPALRGTTYAYSQKAVVESSLKLWRTAWPASTTHASDTNLFDDSDFPRLIACSSGFYPSATIHAAAIIGLELRSQLQEDNICPAPLRPDLLSVLQEAKEWCLKVMEAGETSVMGYLLISLVAADVQRIMGGFGEDKIPELLIKAVEEVGEKCLPILEQMEAIQDQSTDLADELHRATPADITEDWDFMTSDAFLDLGGTEPMSWIFNDDFNPGMPLF; from the exons ATGGAATCGGTCATAATCGCGCCGGAGAAGCAGCGCAGGCGGCCAAAAGTCTCATGTATTCTCTGCCGGAAGCGCAAGACCCGATGTAATCGAGAAAGACCCTGCAGTAGCTGCAGACGCTCTAGAACAGGGAACTGTGTTTACGAGGACGTCAGCCCTTTTCCTTCCAGTCCAAGACATTATCCGACTCCTGAGTCGCAAGGACCGATACGCCTCGGTGATGTATCCAGCTCTTCAAGCCACCCATCGCAGACACAGGCGACTAGCTGGTCAGATGCATCGAAGTCTAGCGAGAACGTTAGTCAAGATTACGAAAAAGCGCAATTAAAGCGCAGAATTCGACAGCTTGAGGATCAACTGTCCCATGCGGTTCCAGAGCCTGTCAATGATCCAGCTCCGGATTCCAACTACACAAGGTGCTTCGGCCTGGCGGGAAGAACCTTCCGTCTCCTTTACAAAAGAGGCGCACCGGAGCAACCTGAGCCTATTGCTCATAATCTTAGTCACAAGTCGCGTCTATTTGGTCAAAGCCATTGGGTTGTTAGCGTTGCGTATCTG ATTCTTGACTATTTCAACATACTAGATTCCTATGTACAAGACCAACGATCGGAAGGTTGGGCTGGTATAGAAAAGTGCAAATTAATAGCCAGGCGCATTAAAATGCGACGGGCACCTCCGTGGCCCTCACCACCGACCTCCGAATTGCCCTCTCGAACCATTTCTGATGCGTTGGTCCACCAATATCTCCAGAAGACCGAGTCGCTCTATCGGATTTTGCACATCCCTACATTTCGTAGGGAATATGAGGAATTATGGGTTCCCGGGAAAGCGAGAGACATAAATTTCTTGATTCAATTGAAGCTAGTGTTAGCAATCGGCGCGGTTACTTATGATGACCAGTTTTCGTTGCGGACGTCTGCCATCCGATGGGTATATGAGGCTCAGATTTGGATATCTGGACCAAAATACAAGGCGAGGCTGAACTTTCAAGCCATGCAGACCAATCTGCTCCTTTTGTTTGCGCAAGAACAGGTTGGAGTCAGTGGGGATTTACCGTGGATCTCTGCGGGTGCTCTTCTTAGAAAAGCAATTTATATGGGCCTACACAGAGACCCAAGTCACCTACCCCAGAGAACGTTGTTTGAAGTTGAGATGCACCGACGGATTTGGAATACCATTCTTGAACTGAACATCCAATCCAGCTTAACTTCCGGGGGGCCCGTTTTGATTTCCCTTGACGACTTTGATACATCGCCTCCCCGTAATTTCGATGACGATCAGCTTGAGGTTCAGAACCCAATACCAAGCTCGAGTGAAGAAATGACACAGACGTCTTTTGCAATAGCGCTACGCAGGACCTTTCCCCCACGCGTCGCAGTGGTCAAGTTCCTGAACGATCTCAGTTCTCATGGCACCTACAAGGAGACGCTTCAGCTCGATGCAAAGCTGCGCACAGCATATAGGGAGCTTGGTCGAACTCTCCGAGCATGCAAAAAATCAACCGGTAGTTCATTGTCTTCCCACTACGAAACTAAGGCAGTCGATTTTCTTATGCACCGATATTTTTGCGCTCTTCATATTCCCTATTTTGGCCCAGCACTGCGCGGAACGACTTATGCCTATTCACAAAAAGCGGTGGTTGAATCGTCATTGAAGTTATGGAGAACCGCATGGCCGGCATCAACTACTCATGCCAGCGATACAAATCTCTTCGATGATAGCGATTTCCCTAGATTAATTGCATGCAGCTCGGGCTTTTACCCAAGTGCCACCATTCATGCTGCGGCTATTATTGGGTTGGAGCTCCGGTCACAACTGCAGGAGGACAACATATGCCCGGCTCCCTTGCGGCCAGACCTGCTTTCTGTGCTGCAGGAAGCCAAGGAGTGGTGTCTGAAAGTGATGGAGGCCGGCGAGACGAGCGTCATGGGTTACTTGCTCATAAGCCTTGTCGCAGCAGATGTCCAAAGGATTATGGGCGGTTTTGGAGAAGACAAGATACCAGAATTGTTAATCAAGGCTGTCGAAGAAGTAGGAGAGAAATGCTTGCCGATATTAGAACAAATGGAAGCTATCCAAGACCAGTCAACGGATTTAGCAGATGAGCTTCATCGTGCTACGCCGGCGGACATAACTGAGGACTGGGACTTCATG ACCTCTGATGCGtttctcgatctcggcgGCACCGAACCGATGAGTTGGATATTCAATGACGACTTCAACCCAGGCATGCCATTGTTCTAG